The Synechococcus sp. MU1643 genome contains a region encoding:
- a CDS encoding sirohydrochlorin chelatase: MAEQHAENSNERLGVLICGHGSRNRLAVEEFAQMVDALRPRLAPMPVEHGYLEFARPILRDGLEALRQKGVTKVLAIPAMLFAAGHAKNDIPSVLNTYTAETGLPIDYGRELGVDRLMVSAAGARVQECLDAAKHDVPLAETLLVVVGRGSSDPDANSNVAKVTRLLVEGFGFGWGETVYSGVTFPLVEPGLRHAVKLGFRRVVVVPYFLFSGVLVSRIRQHTELVAADHPEVEFLSAGYLGDHTLVVDTFKERVEEVLRGDTAMNCSLCKYRAQVLGFEQDVGRAQESHHHHVEGLAESCTLCELECTGACQPDGIPIAHDHGHPSDQSHGSDHSHAHHHPPYPHSDHPLGPVTLQRRSDTPKD, translated from the coding sequence TTGGCCGAACAGCACGCGGAAAACAGCAACGAGCGCCTTGGCGTTCTGATCTGCGGCCACGGCAGTCGCAACCGATTGGCCGTCGAAGAATTCGCACAGATGGTGGACGCCCTGCGACCTCGGCTCGCCCCCATGCCGGTGGAGCACGGCTACCTGGAATTCGCCCGCCCCATCCTTCGCGATGGCCTTGAAGCGCTCAGGCAAAAAGGCGTCACCAAGGTGCTGGCCATTCCAGCCATGCTTTTCGCTGCAGGGCATGCCAAGAACGACATCCCCTCTGTCCTGAACACCTACACGGCCGAAACGGGTTTACCGATCGATTACGGCCGGGAGCTGGGGGTGGACCGGTTGATGGTATCGGCCGCCGGAGCCCGCGTTCAGGAGTGCCTGGATGCGGCGAAGCACGACGTTCCACTGGCCGAAACCCTGCTGGTGGTGGTGGGTCGAGGTTCCTCGGATCCAGACGCCAACTCCAACGTGGCCAAGGTGACGCGGCTGTTGGTGGAGGGGTTTGGCTTTGGCTGGGGAGAAACGGTGTACTCGGGCGTGACCTTCCCCTTGGTGGAACCGGGGCTTCGTCACGCCGTAAAGCTGGGCTTCCGCCGTGTGGTGGTCGTGCCCTATTTCCTCTTTTCAGGGGTTCTGGTGAGCCGAATCCGCCAACACACCGAGCTGGTGGCTGCCGATCATCCCGAGGTGGAGTTTCTCTCTGCGGGCTATCTAGGCGACCACACCTTGGTGGTGGACACCTTCAAAGAACGGGTCGAAGAGGTGTTGCGGGGGGACACCGCCATGAACTGCTCACTTTGCAAGTACCGCGCCCAGGTGCTGGGTTTCGAACAGGACGTGGGACGTGCTCAGGAAAGCCACCACCACCATGTGGAAGGACTTGCGGAAAGCTGCACGCTCTGCGAACTGGAGTGCACGGGTGCCTGCCAACCCGACGGCATCCCGATTGCCCATGACCACGGCCACCCTTCAGACCAAAGCCATGGGTCAGACCACAGCCATGCGCACCATCACCCGCCCTATCCCCATTCCGATCACCCCCTTGGGCCGGTAACGCTGCAACGCAGAAGCGACACTCCTAAAGATTGA